Sequence from the Equus quagga isolate Etosha38 chromosome 15, UCLA_HA_Equagga_1.0, whole genome shotgun sequence genome:
GGGGGCGGAGCATGTCTGCAAGCCCGGACTTTGTCCGTAGACTTGGCCGTGCATGGGGGCGGGGCCTACTCTCCTTGCCGGAGCCCATCGAAAGGAGGAGCAGTAGGAGGCCTGCCCCACCGCGGCCGTAGGTTTTCTGCAGGCATGCGCGGACCGCGGCCCAACCCTGCAATAGTGCGAGGAAGATCCGGGCTCGCGGCCGGCAGCGGGGATGTGGCCTCAGCTGATAACTGGCCCAGCGATTGGGTGGCCCTGGGAGCCTGCGGCGCCGCCTCCAACACTCAGATCCCGCCTCCTTGCCTTACTCCCTCCCCGGAGCGGGGATCCCCTCAAGTTGCCTGGGGTCCCCCTGCCCACCGAGTAGTACCTTTAAATGCGGGAGGCGAGGGTCAAAAATAGAAGGCTACATGTCAGGGAGGGATTCTAAAAGTGAGTACCTATTAAATGACAGGCAGTCTGGAAAGCCTCCAGATTTTAATATCCTTGAACCCCAAAAGTGGTTATGAGTGTAGTTCTCTCCCACAGTGAGTGTATGCTCACTCAGAACCGGCATCATCTTCCACGTGGAGAAGCTGCAGCCCTGGAAAGAGGGTTTAGGGTTCTGGCATGAAGTAAGCCCAGCTCCTCTCCCAGAAAATAAGGGTGAGGGGCTACAGAGGGTGGAGTGGGGGAAGTACCCCCTGAACTGTAATCAAGAACTGCAGACAAATAGGATGTAAGATGTTCTTTCCTGTATGTGGTTCCCAAAGGAAGCCTCTATCACCCATCACCGCCACCACCCACAAAAGgctgacaaatatttattgagcacccattatgtgccaggcactgcataGGTGCTGAAGGGAGGGCCAAGGGCCACTCCAGCTGATGACTCCTTGCATTCTCCCCACCTCCTCGGACCCCAAACAAATCACTGCAGGGATGAAGCGCCACTCTTCTACCCACTGCTATCTCTAATTAAGAAACCCAAATCTGTCACCCCCTAATAAAGCTGATTTGAAGTGTTACTTTTTTTTGGAGGGGTTCAAGAGAGGTGTGGGAAAAAATAGGGAAGTGAATGCATAGTGTTTTCAGAATTTTGTGCCCTAAGCTCAACATTTGGATAGAGGTTTTAAGTATAGTTTAAGAGCAAGAATAAGAAGCTTTGGGGTCACATGTTAATTTAGAGTATCATCTGAAACCAAGAGTCTCTAGTAGTGCAGGGAGAAACCATACACACACTAGACCAGGCACACCCTCTGTCCCTCTTCCAAGGGCATTTAGTTATGGCCACTTAACTTGAGGCCTTAGGAATCTCCTAAGTAAAGGGAGATAGAGAATCTTAAATTTTATCCACCTTTCAGCAATGTGGTTACACCTCTTTAATAGTGATGGGCCTTAGACGTGGAGGCATGAGGCATTTTGAAAGTTAATAATaactagcatttactgagcattcaCTATGTGCCAAATGCCTTATCACATTTAATCCCCACATCAACCCTATAAGGTACATGTTATTAAAGCTCCCTTTTACTttcagaaactgaggcacagagattttaTTTGTCTAAGATTGCAAGACATTAAGTGGCAGAAGCAGATCTTTTCGTCACATTTCATGCGCCAAGTCACTCAGCTGTAAACCTAACGTGACAGGTTGCCTTTGAGAGGTTGCAAATGTCTATCCTGCTCCCACCCTGGTGCCACCCAGCCTGACCAGCACTGATCAAAGACCCAGCCAGGCAGGTAGATCTctcccttttccatttctgtatccCTCATTCATGACCAGAGGAAAGTTTCCCCTGCCCCTTGTCTCTCACATTTGGTAGGTATCTTGTCCCCTGAATAGACAATAAGCACCCGGAGAGCAAGGATAACTACTCAAcatgtttattgaatacttactttGTGTTGGACCCAGTGCTAGGGGTTTATGTATATGTTTGAGGGTCCGACATCCCTGGGTCTGAGTCCTCTGCTTCCCACTGGAATCAGGCCCCTCCAGTCTCAATAAGTCTGAGGGAAACTAGGAAGCAGGGGAGAGCCAAATCCTACATCAGGTTCCATCTTAGGGAAGGGACCTGGGGGGTGAAGGGGGAGGGGGGTTCTGAGGAGTGAAACCACTTCCTGTGTAGCTAGTTCCTGTGTTGACAGAAAGAgctgaaggggaggaggggggtggaGGGAACAGAGCCCGGGGTTAGGGGACCACTGAGGCTCTGGAGATGAGAAGCCAAGAGTCCTTCCCCACCATGAACCCCCTCCACGACTGCAGCTTTTCCCAGTCTGTGCTTCCCTGGGGTGAGAGAAATTGAGCGAGCAGCTTGGGTGGGAAAAGAGAACTGGAGGAAGTTGACAGGGATGGGCGGGGCCCGTGGGGGGGCTGACCAGGAACCCAGCTTCCTGTTCAGTACCCAGGCATCCAGCCCCCGgctcacccccaccccttccagcCCCCATTCCCCTCAGGAACCCAGGGTTCCGGCCCTCCTCCCAAATCCCAGCTACCCCTCCCCCATCGGTTTCTCCCCTCCAGGGGATGGAGGCCGAGAGAccccaggaagaagaggatggTGAGCAGGTGAGCCGGGCACCAGGTCGGGGAGGCTGACactgggagagaggaaggtgagAGGACCTAGGACCTAGTGACGGTGGACTCAGGCAACTTGGAAGGGCTTGGACACACTGAAGcaagaacagagacagagagaggaaatgagctGCTAGCCTAGCCCCTTGCCCACCCTACCTCCGTCTGACTGGACCGGATGTCTCTCCACACCAGGGCCCCCAACAGGATGAGCATGGTTGGCCCCCTGTGAACACCAACACTCGGCCTTGGCGATCTGCTCCTccgtcccctcctcctccagggacccGCCACACAGGTACTTCCATCCACCCAGGTGGCTCCCTGACCCTGGTGCCCATATCCTTCCTGATCCCATTACCAAAGCCTACTCCATCATGgaccctctccccacctcctccggACTCCCCATCGTACCCCCTCAGCTCTGTCCCCTAGTCCCTAATCACCTTACCttgcccccaccaccaccaccaccaccaccactcctgtCTGCCAATTTCTGTGAGTCTTTgagccctctccctcctctccccagccctgggaccCCGCTCggcctccctgctctccctgcAGACTGAGCGCCTCCTGGACCTGGTAGCTGAGGCCCAGTCCCGCCGCCTAGAGGAGCAGAGGGCCACCTTCCACGCCCCCCAGAACCCCCCAAGCCGAGTTCCAGCCCCACTTCGGCCTCTTGAGGACAGAGAACAGCTCTATAGCACCATCCTCAGTCACCAGGTAAGCCACCCTCCCAGGAGGCAAGATCCAGGCTTCCTGGTCTCTTAGCCCCTGTTCTCTTTTGGGACCTACCACTCCTGCTCCCCAACTGCCCCCTCGCCAGGCCCTAGTCCCCCCATTCCCATCACAGGTGTCCTACATGCCCCTCACACCAGCCCTGGCTCCTTTTAAGGCTTGCTCCTCTTAGAACCTCACCAacaccctctcctccctccactcctccaGTGCCAGCGGATGGAAGCCCAGCGGTCAGAGCCTCCCCTACCTCCAGGGGGGCAGGAGCTCCTGGAGTTGCTGCTGAGAGTTCAGGGTGGGGGTCGAATGGAGGAGCAAAGGTCCcggccccccacacacacctgctGAGACTTGAGCCCCACACCAGCCCCTCTGCACTCCTGGGGCTCAAAGCTGGGCAGCCCGTTGCATGCCATCAACCCTGCTTGGCAGGGCCACTAGAGACTGGAAGACCCATCAGAAATCTCAATATTCATCGCCTTCATCTACCTTCCCTGGGAATTGGAGGGGGTGTAAGTCCTCAAACCTTAGGAATAGTCAAGGTAGGATGGTCATTTAACTCCCTCCCCAGTACATGGGAGCTTGAGGCAGTGAGAAGATCCCAGCCACCAAGGGATACTACAACCCCTCCTCTGATCGCAGGGAGTGGCTGGGAGTCTTGGTCCTGAGCTGTGGGGACACCCCCAGTAGTCAAGCCACTAGACAGGATCTGAGGGCTCAGACCTCCATCTCCCAAGAAAAGGCATATCTCCCAAGGTTGTGACCTGAGTGAGTGTTCCACCCTTCTTCCCAataagaaaagaagggagagtgGGCACAGCAAAGAGATAAAGACTCTTCTCTCACCCCCACCACAGCAACCGCAGTCCCAAGACTGAGGGGCCTACAGGCTGTGAATGGACATTtagccctgcccaccctccccactgcTGCTCTGAGTCTGTCTGATGTTTTGACTGTACGAATAAATATAATTCCCCTCCGGACTGAAGACTGGTGTCTGGGGCTGCCGGGTGGAGGGTAGGAAGGTGAGGCCAGAGGCCGCTTCTCTCCTCAGTCTGGCCATAGGCCAGCTCCCCTCCCTGGCTGGTTAATTACTGGCTCATTAAGCAGCGGCTGGAGACCTCCCTAATtatccccccccaaccccccctccCGGTTTTAATTAAATAGAACAGGGAGAGGAGTCATTAGGACAAGAAATATGAACTGGGATGTCTGTGAACCCAGGCATTCCAGCGGCCAGAGACCACATCCCCGAGATCCCTGATTCAGAACCCAGGCGGCAAGACCCCAGCCCCCAACACAGAAGTCCAGCTCCGGggccttcccttttttcctcccatgGGCTAGTCTCCTCCCCTCGtccccccttccctctcccctcctccactcgGTCTCAGttcctctgtttctgtgtgtctctccgcccccagctcctccccgttcctcctctcttctcccctcctcttcctccccggctcccctcccccagcctccctccctcgctccccccccttctccctcctccctcctcgcTCGCTCTCACACACACCCCCGCTTGGGCCTCCTCTCTCTCCGGCTCCATTTTCTCCGCCGCCGGGGGCCGGGGTCTCCTGTGGGGGGCCCAGCCGGTACCCCAGGTCTCCCATCCGGGCCGGGGTGAACCCCCGGGGGAGCTGGGAGCGGGGGAGACGGGCGGGGGTTGGGGCGGAGGGAGCAGCGGCCCCAGCGAGTTTAGGGGGGGAAGTAACCAGGCGGGGGGAGGGGCGGAGCAGGGAGGGGGCCTCAGGGCCCCCCCCCCAACTATGGACGAGCGGCTACTGGGGCCGCCCCCTCCAGGCGGGGGCCGGGGGGGCCTGGGCTTGGTGGGTGGGGAACCTGGGGGGCCTGGCGAGCCTCCCGGTGGCGGAGACCCCGGTGGGGGTAGCGGGGGGGTCCCGGGAGGCCGAGGGAAGCAAGACATCGGGGACATTCTGCAGCAGATAATGACCATCACCGACCAGAGCCTGGACGAGGCCCAGGCCAAGTGAGTGCCCCCATCCCGGGACCCCACACAGAGCCAGCAGAAGCCCCATTCACAAGCTCTGAATCTTCTGggag
This genomic interval carries:
- the GPSM3 gene encoding G-protein-signaling modulator 3 encodes the protein MEAERPQEEEDGEQGPQQDEHGWPPVNTNTRPWRSAPPSPPPPGTRHTALGPRSASLLSLQTERLLDLVAEAQSRRLEEQRATFHAPQNPPSRVPAPLRPLEDREQLYSTILSHQCQRMEAQRSEPPLPPGGQELLELLLRVQGGGRMEEQRSRPPTHTC